A DNA window from Drosophila sechellia strain sech25 chromosome X, ASM438219v1, whole genome shotgun sequence contains the following coding sequences:
- the LOC6618039 gene encoding 40S ribosomal protein S5a — translation MAEVAENVVETFEEPAAPMEAEVAETILETNVVSTTELPEIKLFGRWSCDDVTVNDISLQDYISVKEKFARYLPHSAGRYAAKRFRKAQCPIVERLTCSLMMKGRNNGKKLMACRIVKHSFEIIHLLTGENPLQILVSAIINSGPREDSTRIGRAGTVRRQAVDVSPLRRVNQAIWLLCTGAREAAFRNIKTIAECLADELINAAKGSSNSYAIKKKDELERVAKSNR, via the exons ATGGCCGAAGTTGCTGAAAACGTGGTGGAGACCTTCGAGGAGCCAGCGGCACCTATGGAAGCCGAGGTGGCCGAGACGATCCTGGAGACGAATGTGGTGTCCACCACTGAGCTGCCGGAGATCAAGCTGTTCGGCCGCTGGTCTTGCGACGATGTCACCGTCAACGACATCTCTCTGCAGGATTACATCTCGGTGAAGGAGAAGTTTGCCCGCTATCTTCCCCATTCCGCCGGTCGTTATGCCGCCAAGCGTTTCCGCAAGGCCCAGTGCCCCATTGTGGAGCGTTTGACCTGCTCCCTGATGATGAAGGGTCGCAACAACGGCAAGAAGCTGATGGCCTGCCGCATCGTCAAGCACTCGTTCGAGATCATCCATCTGCTCACCGGGGAGAACCCTCTGCAG ATCCTGGTCAGCGCCATCATCAACTCGGGACCCCGTGAGGACTCCACCCGTATTGGACGTGCCGGTACCGTCCGTCGTCAGGCCGTCGATGTGTCGCCCCTGCGTCGCGTCAACCAG GCTATCTGGCTGCTGTGCACCGGAGCTCGTGAGGCTGCCTTCAGGAACATCAAGACCATCGCCGAGTGCCTGGCTGATGAGCTGATCAACGCTGCTAAG GGATCTTCCAACTCGTACGCCATCAAGAAGAAGGATGAGTTGGAGCGTGTCGCCAAGTCCAACCGTTAA
- the LOC6618050 gene encoding coiled-coil-helix-coiled-coil-helix domain-containing protein 2, whose amino-acid sequence MVRRGRSASPPPSTRRTAPVQARAPAPAPAPVQARAPAPAAAAPVPAPMSAPPSAVGMPAPQQPSMFQQMAATAGGVAVGSAIGHTVGHGLTSLFSGSGDKEAAAPAPAAAAPAPQQPYYAQQQQPNEPQGACAWELKQFIQCAQGQADLTLCEGFNEALRQCKQSHHLQ is encoded by the exons atggtTCGCCGTGGACGTTCAGCCAGTCCCCCGCCCTCCACTCGTCG CACCGCACCTGTGCAGGCCCGTGCCCCCGCCCCGGCCCCGGCTCCTGTCCAGGCACGTGCCCCAGCACCGGCCGCCGCAGCCCCTGTGCCGGCGCCCATGAGCGCTCCTCCCAGTGCCGTCGGCATGCCGGCACCGCAGCAGCCATCGATGTTCCAGCAGATGGCCGCCACCGCTGGAGGCGTGGCCGTGGGCTCAGCCATTGGGCACACCGTGGGTCATGGACTGACCTCGCTGTTCAGCGGATCTGGCGACAAGGAGGCCGCTGCTCCCGCTCCGGCGGCAGCCGCTCCTGCCCCCCAGCAGCCATACtacgcccagcagcagcagcccaaTGAGCCGCAGGGAGCCTGCGCCTGGGAGCTCAAACAGTTCATCCAGTGCGCCCAGGGTCAGGCGGATCTGACCCTCTGCGAGGGATTCAATGAGGCGCTGCGGCAGTGCAAGCAGAGCCACCATCTCCAGTAG
- the LOC6618051 gene encoding protein xmas-1, giving the protein MKSLVAQTECQLRPLKGELTNDPKYVQVSSLVSALKAARSDHQGKSSAVCRLVAQIAEADQVKYQWTPNLTSLIDRKEASTRHQWRPHVSHSTRHARKLPVQTERRGLSFSFLSRCLAKRGEHSGLTSCVLSVKTHYAPKTLHGRALLFWRQSSMRPLLLPSSNLWTAVLSKRFYVPRLRPAEEEEEVERRAVPQLRITKEQSEEEEHQLQRRKDGSRLRSECSEFYLPMGEQDNSEPEEENRGHRQPYVASELMTPELATKWQTTSVTDRERQLLNLEQQMKTQPSVRMTTQTWFSGNHRRYSSRRSGAKRYHVVSELEGWRRSSNHQPVPVFQGQPGEQEHLRHASHKASARTITDAQESCQMVWEQKKKSPWNRTEVTTSNKVRMPRIRAAKSAVMKAQEARDKHHRLITKELVYRPRRTVNAVQAEETEDQDTNHRHPGGSHKMSKRAPERALLKQHLADLLAVSEPEDSFRIGYQPNAPTRQLLEQGKCYVSLRREQFINLHPVRPNSLILAFNLEMRDSPRQPVTTLHRRDGAKRPRPVEVVVKPSLLTVIRQSAANWDQNGRKVPAKKSNLVGVRPKEHAYQRRLVRNPSTLEAIVKAQAKPTSEPKSPSSATDYHRVASQKLPHVTSKVDIGKVADPFKDLDKPRIKEKEVAASWKQAYVVISKMYDAINPYRRRAYPGKKCVVKDKTDGYFLAKRNSSTTAIAQPGSSKKVKPPKPPVVSPKVQVPSVLHKQKSRESLSPETKKTEKL; this is encoded by the exons ATGAAGAGCTTAGTGGCTCAGACGGAATGCCAACTGCGGCCTCTTAAGGGTGA ATTAACTAATGATCCTAAATATGTTCAAGTGTCTAGCTTGGTATCGGCGCTAAAGGCTGCCCGAAGTGATCACCAGGGAAAGAGCAGCGCAGTTTGTAGGCTGGTGGCGCAGATAGCGGAGGCGGATCAGGTGAAGTACCAGTGGACGCCGAACCTAACGTCGCTGATCGATCGCAAAGAAGCGAGCACCCGTCACCAGTGGCGGCCACATGTTAGCCACAGCACCCGCCACGCCCGCAAACTGCCCGTCCAAACGGAGCGACGTGGATTGAGCTTCAGCTTCCTAAGTCGCTGCCTGGCGAAGAGGGGTGAGCACTCGGGATTGACGAGCTGCGTGCTTTCTGTGAAGACGCATTATGCGCCCAAAACGCTGCATGGGCGCGCTTTGCTCTTTTGGCGCCAGTCCTCGATGCGACCGCTGCTCCTGCCCTCGTCGAATCTGTGGACCGCTGTGCTCAGCAAGCGTTTCTATGTACCACGACTGCGTCccgccgaggaggaggaggaggtggaacGCCGGGCAGTCCCCCAGCTGAGGATTACCAAAGAGCAGAGCGAGGAAGAGGAGCATCAGCTCCAGAGGCGAAAGGATGGCAGTCGTCTTCGCAGCGAGTGCTCGGAGTTTTATCTGCCGATGGGAGAGCAGGACAACTCCGAGCCGGAGGAGGAGAATAGGGGACATCGTCAGCCCTACGTAGCCAGCGAACTGATGACACCCGAACTGGCCACCAAGTGGCAAACCACCAGTGTCACCGACAGGGAGCGCCAGCTGCTGAATCTCGAGCAGCAGATGAAGACGCAGCCATCCGTTCGGATGACGACACAAACCTGGTTCAGCGGGAATCACAGAAGATACAGCAGCCGTCGTTCCGGCGCCAAGAGGTATCACGTCGTTTCCGAGCTCGAAGGCTGGCGGAGATCGTCCAATCACCAGCCAGTGCCCGTCTTCCAGGGCCAACCCGGCGAGCAGGAGCACCTGCGTCACGCCAGTCACAAGGCCAGCGCCAGGACCATTACGGATGCCCAGGAGAGTTGTCAG ATGGTTTGGGAGCAAAAGAAGAAATCACCGTGGAACCGCACTGAGGTGACCACCAGCAATAAGGTACGAATGCCCAGGATCAGGGCGGCCAAGTCGGCGGTTATGAAGGCCCAGGAGGCGCGCGACAAGCACCATAGGCTGATCACCAAGGAGCTGGTCTATAGGCCCAGGCGGACAGTGAACGCAGTGCAAGCAGAAGAGACGGAGGATCAGGATACCAACCATCGTCACCCCGGAGGCAGCCACAAGATGTCCAAAAGAGCTCCAGAGCGGGCATTGCTCAAACAGCATCTGGCCGATCTGCTGGCCGTGTCAGAGCCAGAGGACTCCTTTCGGATTGGCTATCAACCCAATGCACCCACACGGCAGCTCCTCGAGCAGGGCAAGTGCTATGTATCGCTGCGCCGCGAGCAGTTCATCAACCTGCATCCCGTCAGGCCAAATTCCCTCATACTTGCGTTCAATCTAGAGATGCGGGATTCGCCCCGCCAGCCGGTGACCACGCTGCATCGTAGAGATGGCGCCAAGCGACCGCGTCCTGTGGAAGTGGTGGTCAAGCCATCGCTACTCACTGTCATCCGTCAGAGTGCCGCCAACTGGGACCAGAATGGACGGAAAGTGCCTgccaaaaaatcaaatttggtGGGTGTGCGTCCCAAAGAGCACGCCTACCAACGGCGCCTGGTGAGGAATCCCTCTACACTGGAGGCCATCGTCAAGGCCCAAGCCAAGCCCACATCCGAACCGAAGTCTCCATCATCGGCCACTGACTACCACAGAGTGGCGAGCCAGAAACTGCCTCATGTGACCAGCAAAGTGGACATTGGCAAGGTGGCGGATCCATTCAAGGACCTCGACAAGCCACGCATCAAAGAGAAGGAGGTGGCCGCCAGCTGGAAACAGGCGTATGTGGTCATAAGCAAAATGTACGACGCGATCAACCCCTACCGCCGGAGAGCATATCCCGGCAAGAAGTGCGTTGTCAAGGACAAGACAGACGGTTACTTCCTGGCCAAGCGCAACTCCTCCACGACAGCGATCGCACAACCGGGATCCTCCAAAAAGGTGAAGCCACCCAAGCCACCGGTGGTCAGTCCAAAGGTTCAGGTGCCCAGCGTGCTGCACAAGCAAAAGTCCCGGGAAAGTCTTAGCCCGGAGACCAAAAAGACCGAAAAGCTCTGA
- the LOC6618052 gene encoding protein xmas-2, which yields MAEPPPGGYNYKTLLCRNIPELFLDKYVARSHFGRFGTLVNFVLRPRRMTCTVSYASEEEASRALFDGASFQGHLFDISYADNETAPAQKTEEWVDPEIQAELSALQSGWRNEYASGKPIRTPPNGGSGGGGSSVLPALPVGSATAAVSRDRTPVQLRDLENMMRRPAHTSEEKFSVLDARDKLLRLNRTQHKLTGATQGHCADMCPEKERVLREFQRQVAYYELQPGSDELICHERALKQYSRSSADQETPLPHELRNETALHMTMSYLMHEIMDISERPDPQSHMGDWFHFVWDRTRSIRKEITQQELCSLGAVKLVEQCARFHIHCAARLVDADPSVFDSKINAENLTKCLQTLKYMYHDLRIKGVPCPKETEFRGYIVLLNLADANFLWDIGQLPVELQSCPEVRQAIQFYLALQDTNFVRFFQLLADKDTSYLSACILVNYFTRLRVLGLHRLIHAYRSPRKDEVSSLPLTYIAELLSFASEQEAADFVQHYGLQVNEAGRVMLSRMHTVETDYKLPRQYELVEVKRVQSVGEVVSGEPLPPRDLYLNHRPHNSFDEYGMLKSNAWTAKDQLAGMQQEEMQPQMPSQPPAVSKYSDNLFKVPMQPDGTAAGFGVFAAAAVPPASSIDGFSFVLPKSRTQEFQEQALAEQQRRAQEEAKHQALQVAIAAAKKREAELMAIHEAKVAEAERVRQQKLKERQEQERRQQQELEEQRQRDREKLQLEKERQLKLEQLFFVQQQEKEARKQTRTLELYQEIFQDTLAKICQREFKPHSQACSSYESVLNSIIRDLAERQMEQYIYELGVMRMCIRRWRNYRRTQQQKETLFNQLPLSFGAENPEGVVNKRSMQDLLRLSRRYRLGEPCDYSKLLAGLEEQSWLKLDLWHVLDKCLPIAQPGARRFYKLLISLSGGQEGFQLNYDLDRGLLQQPQSPDARFVEGGYIRGFSKGIGLSVRKIRYDCHDWKATDLAEANGIVCLIGLDDFPLLPDRLKPLLQASRCHDVAVIVQHPANTAFVQPDIPLQELSLRSFNIFCLRKSGNNRQRLMIALESAVKFLAKATEGKRVEHLYQVETREYLLVNLGSELFPRLKYAAEHDTAIRSDAQLNPQRCVDLFNEAVHRLQLVAGEDLSDCPQFPEELRVFVQPLPIESSLNTNRLEHFEPGWHLPERRQRIVQLLERCKLPRVPELPRSSSLAEAQCQWVLDYAQISQQEDCVEQIALQAIKILQSNTDDYLNFVEYLAGERMLYILRQERNLPQRVVYKRKTLESRFLSAWYYEFREPQIYEPIPAEEDAQKLEEQSSTQAELQQLDFEEITSKAKAVLKRYQQRQEGRHTLREHNRSHKSRKRMDASDHKHASNLKRKRSKSK from the exons ATGGCAGAACCCCCTCCCGGCGGCTACAACTACAAAACATTATT ATGCAGAAACATTCCGGAGCTATTTTTGGACAAATATGTGGCGCGTTCGCACTTCGGACGGTTTGGCACCCTCGTAAACTTTGTCCTGCGTCCGCGGCGAATGACCTGCACCGTGAGCTATGCCAGCGAGGAGGAGGCGTCGCGGGCGCTCTTCGATGGCGCCAGCTTTCAGGGTCACCTGTTTGATATATCCTATGCTGATAACGAGACGGCGCCTGCACAGAAAACGGAGGAATGGGTGGATCCTGAAATTCAGGCAGAGTTGAGTGCACTGCAGTCGGGCTGGCGCAATGAGTATGCGTCGGGCAAGCCGATAAGAACACCACCAAATGGAGGCagtggtggcggtggcagtTCAGTGCTGCCTGCCCTACCAGTTGGGTCCGCAACGGCGGCGGTGAGCAGAGATCGTACGCCTGTCCAGCTCAGGGATCTTGAGAACATGATGCGCAGACCCGCCCATACAAGCGAGGAGAAGTTCAGCGTGCTTGATGCTCGCGATAAGCTGCTCCGGCTGAACCGAACGCAACACAAGCTGACCGGTGCCACCCAGGGTCACTGCGCCGATATGTGTCCGGAAAAGGAGCGCGTGCTGAGAGAGTTCCAGCGCCAGGTGGCCTACTATGAACTGCAACCGGGCTCCGATGAGCTAATCTGCCACGAAAGAGCCCTGAAGCAGTACTCACGCAGCAGTGCCGACCAGGAGACGCCACTGCCGCATGAACTGCGAAATGAGACTGCCCTGCACATGACTATGAGCTATCTAATGCACGAGATCATGGACATTAGCGAGCGCCCGGATCCGCAAAGTCATATGGGCGATTGGTTTCACTTCGTTTGGGATCGCACGAGGTCCATCCGAAAGGAGATCACCCAGCAGGAGCTATGCTCGCTGGGCGCCGTGAAGCTGGTGGAGCAGTGCGCCCGGTTTCATATCCATTGCGCCGCCCGTCTGGTTGACGCCGACCCCAGCGTCTTTGACAGCAAGATCAACGCCGAGAATCTAACCAAATGCCTGCAGACTTTGAAGTACATGTACCATGACCTGCGGATTAAGGGCGTCCCGTGTCCCAAAGAGACGGAATTTCGGGGCTACATTGTATTGCTAAATCTGGCCGATGCCAACTTTCTCTGGGACATCGGCCAGCTGCCCGTGGAACTGCAGAGTTGTCCCGAAGTGCGTCAAGCCATTCAATTCTACTTGGCCCTGCAGGACACGAACTTTGTGCGGTTCTTCCAGCTGCTGGCTGACAAGGATACCAGTTACCTGAGTGCCTGCATCCTAGTCAATTACTTTACGCGACTGCGCGTGCTGGGGCTGCATCGTCTGATCCATGCGTATAGGTCTCCGCGGAAGGATGAGGTGTCTTCGCTGCCTCTGACCTACATCGCCGAACTACTGAGCTTTGCCAGCGAACAGGAGGCGGCGGATTTTGTCCAACACTATGGCCTGCAGGTCAACGAGGCGGGGAGAGTTATGCTGAGCAGAATGCACACGGTGGAGACGGACTACAAGCTGCCGCGACAGTATGAG TTGGTGGAAGTAAAACGCGTGCAGAGCGTGGGCGAAGTCGTCAGTGGGGAACCTTTGCCACCACGAGACCTCTACCTCAACCACCGGCCGCACAATAGCTTCGACGAGTATGGAATGCTCAAGAGCAATGCATGGACGGCCAAGGATCAGCTGGCTGGCATGCAGCAAGAGGAGATGCAACCACAAATGCCTTCGCAGCCACCAGCAGTCTCAAAATATAGCGATAATTTGTTTAAGGTGCCGATGCAACCCGACGGAACGGCAGCAGGGTTTGGAGTatttgctgcggctgctgttcCGCCAGCCTCCTCCATCGATGGATTCAGTTTTGTCCTTCCCAAGTCACGCACCCAGGAGTTCCAGGAACAGGCTCTGGCTGAGCAGCAGCGACGGGCACAAGAAGAGGCCAAGCATCAGGCCCTCCAAGTAGCCATTGCCGCTGCAAAGAAGCGGGAAGCTGAGCTGATGGCTATTCACGAGGCCAAAGTGGCCGAGGCAGAGCGAGTGCGTCAGCAGAAACTCAAGGAACGCCAGGAGCAGGAGCGTCGCCAGCAGCAGGAACTGGAGGAGCAACGCCAGCGGGATCGGGAGAAACTTCAGCTGGAAAAAGAGAGGCAACTGAAACTGGAACAGCTGTTTTTtgtgcagcagcaggaaaaggaGGCCCGCAAACAGACCAGGACTCTGGAGTTGTATCAGGAAATATTCCAGGACACCCTCGCGAAGATTTGCCAAAGAGAGTTTAAGCCGCATAGTCAGGCTTGCAGTTCCTACGAATCCGTGCTGAACTCAATAATACGCGATCTCGCCGAGCGGCAGATGGAGCAATACATCTACGAACTGGGCGTCATGAGGATGTGCATCAGGCGATGGCGGAACTATCGGCGAACGCAGCAGCAAAAGGAAACGCTATTTAACCAACTGCCTTTGAGTTTTGGCGCCGAAAACCCCGAGGGAGTGGTGAACAAACGAAGCATGCAGGATTTACTGCGTCTAAGCAGACGCTATCGACTTGGCGAGCCCTGCGATTATAGCAAACTTCTGGCTGGCCTGGAGGAGCAGAGTTGGCTGAAGCTGGATCTGTGGCACGTTTTGGACAAGTGTCTGCCGATAGCGCAACCAGGAGCTAGACGCTTCTACAAGCTTTTGATAAGCCTTTCCGGCGGCCAGGAGGGTTTTCAGTTGAACTACGATTTGGATAGGGGACTACTGCAGCAGCCACAGTCGCCGGATGCTCGTTTTGTGGAAGGAGGCTATATCAGAGGCTTCTCTAAGGGTATTGGATTGAGTGTGCGGAAGATCCGATATGATTGCCACGACTGGAAAGCCACCGACCTGGCCGAAGCCAATGGTATTGTTTGCTTAATTGGGCTGGATGACTTTCCTTTACTGCCGGATCGCTTGAAACCATTGCTGCAAGCAAGCCGCTGCCATGATGTGGCTGTTATTGTGCAGCATCCAGCTAATACCGCCTTTGTTCAACCTGATATTCCTCTCCAGGAACTGTCTCTGCGCTCATTTAACATCTTTTGTTTGCGAAAATCTGGAAACAACCGCCAGCGCTTAATGATTGCATTGGAATCGGCTGTAAAGTTTTTGGCCAAAGCCACAGAAGGGAAACGCGTTGAACATCTTTACCAAGTGGAAACCCGCGAGTATTTGCTCGTTAATCTGGGATCGGAACTATTTCCCCGCCTAAAATACGCCGCTGAGCACGATACGGCCATCAGAAGTGACGCTCAGCTGAATCCACAGCGTTGTGTGGACCTTTTTAACGAGGCAGTGCATCGCCTGCAATTGGTGGCCGGCGAGGATTTGAGTGACTGCCCCCAGTTTCCCGAGGAGCTGCGTGTCTTTGTGCAGCCACTGCCCATCGAATCATCACTGAACACCAATCGATTGGAGCACTTTGAACCCGGTTGGCACTTGCCCGAGCGACGCCAGCGTATTGTCCAGCTTTTGGAGCGCTGTAAACTTCCAAGGGTGCCGGAACTGCCGAGGTCTTCATCCCTGGCCGAAGCCCAGTGCCAGTGGGTGTTGGACTACGCGCAGATAAGTCAGCAGGAAGACTGCGTGGAACAGATCGCTCTCCAGGCCATTAAAATTCTGCAATCCAACACGGATGACTACTTGAACTTTGTGGAATATCTCGCTGGCGAACGAATGCTATACATACTGCGGCAAGAGAGGAATCTGCCCCAACGAGTTGTGTACAAAAGGAAAACGCTGGAGAGCCGCTTCCTGAGCGCATGGTACTATGAGTTCCGTGAGCCTCAGATTTACGAGCCCATTCCTGCCGAAGAGGATGCCCAGAAGTTGGAGGAACAGTCATCAACACAAGCGGAGCTGCAACAACTGGACTTCGAGGAGATTACGAGCAAGGCGAAGGCTGTTCTCAAGAGGTATCAACAGCGTCAGGAGGGGCGTCACACCCTGCGCGAGCACAACAGGTCACATAAGTCGCGGAAGAGGATGGACGCATCGGACCACAAACATGCCAGTAATCTCAAGCGCAAGCGGTCCAAATCCAAGTAG